A section of the Gasterosteus aculeatus chromosome 10, fGasAcu3.hap1.1, whole genome shotgun sequence genome encodes:
- the il6 gene encoding interleukin-6, whose translation MRSLLNLLLSAATLAALLPHASGAPVEDTPTAAPTGESSGEEVEVLPSDLLSASPVWHAVLGVTKLHKKEFEEEFENVVKYNFLENYKVFSVPERCPHSNFSKEACLHRMAHGLLVYTVLLKHVEKEYPGSLICSLAKYYSGLLINLCKEKMRNPDQVAALTDRQEAQLLRGLNLPSAFQRKMAAHSVLRQLHYFLLDGRRAIAKRERRNGSVGSFQIL comes from the exons ATGCGCTCTCTCCTCA ACCTGCTTCTCTCTGCGGCAACGCTGGCCGCTCTTCTGCCGCACGCATCCGGGGCTCCGGTAGAAGACACGCCCACCGCGGCCCCGACAGGTGAGagctcaggtgaggaggtggaggtgctgcCCTCCGACCTTCTGAGCGCCTCACCGGTCTGGCACGCGGTGCTCGGCGTGACCAAGCTCCACAAGAAGGAG TTTGAAGAAGAATTTGAAAATGTGGTGAAATATAATTTTCTTGAGAACTACAAAGTCTTCTCAGTCCCAGAAAGATGCCCTCACTCCAACTTCAGCAAG gAGGCTTGTCTCCACAGAATGGCCCACGGCCTTCTTGTCTACACAGTTCTCCTGAAGCATGTGGAGAAGGAGTACCCCGGCAGCTTGATCTGCTCACTGGCCAAATACTACAGCGGCCTCCTGATCAACCTCTGCAAAGAAAAG ATGAGGAACCCGGACCAGGTGGCGGCACTGACCGACCGCCAGGAGGCCCAGCTGCTGAGGGGCCTCAACCTACCCAGCGCCTTCCAGAGGAAGATGGCCGCCCACAGCGTCCTGCGCCAGCTCCACTACTTCCTGCTCGATGGCAGGCGAGCCATCGCtaaaagggagaggaggaacggAAGCGTGGGCTCTTTTCAGATTCTGTAA